One window of Siniperca chuatsi isolate FFG_IHB_CAS linkage group LG19, ASM2008510v1, whole genome shotgun sequence genomic DNA carries:
- the gcm2 gene encoding chorion-specific transcription factor GCMb, whose translation MSRAEEREEADCVCSVGMKFTWDINDPKLPQDTKQFDPFQEWTDGYVRFIYSGEDKNAQRHLSGWAMRNTNNHNCQILKKSCLGVVVCSRGCTLPDGSRLQLRPAICDKARQKQQKKLCPSCNATLELLPCRGHSGYPVTNFWRVDGKAIFFQAKGVHDHPRPESKSETEARRSSVKRRVSSPPFTPKRRLIETQALGPALLSCVDPSDRISFIEPNFPQHYPAFQSPEPYYNPHNALGEAPPTLQKPANPRLYMGRPSYEFQGYLTSPSYPMTSDLCDPRVAPVLGSSSSSSSSSAPLSSSSSFDPQTKSPAGWKDLLKSSAPYGDNHHYYSTEYPCRYPSNAPGSPAALQTIITTTTKVSYQPCPKPPAALPSYQSCPKPPAGLPSYQPCAPPKPPGLPSCSSLMDDASPSSYSTEVKVMEESGGVIKSLSFQPEPLQTKTERADSYDYRYAYPNTYRYDDY comes from the exons gacACGAAGCAGTTCGACCCGTTCCAGGAGTGGACAGACGGTTACGTTCGCTTCATCTACAGCG GTGAAGATAAGAACGCTCAGAGACATCTTTCCGGCTGGGCGATGAGAAACACCAACAATCACAACTGTCAGATCCTGAAGAAGTCGTGTCTAGGCGTGGTGGTCTGTTCTCGAGGCTGCACGCTGCCCGACGGGTCCAGACTGCAGCTCCGCCCCGCCATCTGTGACAAGGCACGGCAGAAACAGCAGA AGAAGCTGTGTCCGAGCTGTAACGCCACTCTGGAGCTGCTGCCGTGTCGCGGTCACAGCGGTTACCCCGTCACCAACTTCTGGAGAGTTGACGGAAAGGCCATCTTCTTCCAG GCTAAAGGAGTCCATGATCATCCCAGACCAGAGTCCAAGTCCGAGACTGAAGCCAGAAGAAGTTCAGTGAAGAGACGAGTCAGCTCGCCGCCGTTCACACCCAAGAGACGACTCATCGAAACACAG GCTCTGGGCCCTGCCCTCCTCTCGTGCGTCGATCCATCAGACAGAATCTCTTTCATCGAGCCGAATTTCCCGCAGCATTACCCAGCATTCCAGAGCCCAGAGCCCTACTACAATCCCCACAATGCACTAGGGGAGGCCCCGCCCACACTTCAGAAACCAGCCAATCCCAGGCTTTACATGGGCCGGCCCAGCTATGAGTTTCAAGGATACCTGACCTCGCCTTCGTATcccatgacctctgacctctgtgaccCCAG GGTGGCCCCCGTCCTgggttcctcctcctcctcctcttcatcgtcggctcctctctcctcctcctcctcctttgatCCCCAGACGAAGTCTCCTGCAGGCTGGAAGGACCTGCTGAAGAGCTCCGCCCCCTACGGTGACAATCACCACTATTACAGCACCGAGTACCCCTGCCGTTACCCCAGCAACGCCCCAGGGTCCCCTGCAGCGCTGCAAACTATCATTACCACGACAACCAAG GTCTCCTATCAGCCCTGTCCAAAGCCTCCTGCAGCACTCCCTTCCTACCAGTCGTGTCCTAAACCTCCGGCCGGCCTCCCATCCTACCAGCCCTGCGCCCCACCGAAACCTCCAGGCCTCCCCAGCTGCTCTTCCCTGATGGACGATGCCTCCCCCTCCTCGTACTCCACTGAGGTGAAGGTGATGGAGGAGTCGGGCGGAGTCATCAAGTCTCTATCATTTCAGCCAGAACCTCTGCAGACCAAAACAGAGCGGGCCGACAGCTACGACTACCGTTACGCCTACCCCAACACGTACCGCTACGACGACTACTGA